A window of the Plasmodium knowlesi strain H genome assembly, chromosome: 2 genome harbors these coding sequences:
- a CDS encoding SICAvar, type I (fragment) translates to SDIENEVNNELKNLLQNITNEKKWKEADSYCNDVGSTSNDTPGEITAKQKACKLFALGLKHISDIKNNNGQVHAVPLKQTMMCAALNLYADQLIEKSTKQCPLNNEKMTEVIEHVFGKSGDIMKNGASQCSAGSNGTNSCFVCNRDEKDFHSCQIGSKTTDKVGKNMTDLLDKEDATNTTTPNKEKTLNKINEITTFCTQVQCAIKQHYTKKIKNGQTLPNGTEPSWSDINEDAENELTELLDYMIKPHNQTKVAEYCKDKEDKWNAMGHKEGKTNKAACLLFASGLKHIYGRPNGPKKGQFNGPSFGQTMGCLFLKEYAKQLQTMAKEKRKGNSWVHPYCSIEDGIKHAFDKINATMKESSSCKDTNGPNSCFVCIQNEGYETCRIGTDSVKGNVEPLLQSEQTHMQQTLENTVCPILLTDLLTPFLPLAPVSIGLSAMAYYLWKYFGPLGKGGPRFRRSPAEIPGSSIQEQVLDHADEAASHEYRLVKERKPRSAPTRTKRSGPVNRRTIIEIHFEVLDECQKGDTQLNQKDFLELLVQEFMGSEFMEEEQVSKEEVLMEGVPLERVPMESVPMERVPNLGSGFMV, encoded by the exons agtGACATCGAAAATGAAGTCAATAATGAATTAAAGAATCTTCTACAGAATATTacgaatgaaaagaaatggaaagaggCTGATTCATACTGCAATGACGTCGGTTCGACGTCAAACGACACACCAGGAGAAATAActgcaaagcaaaaagcttgtaagctttttgctttaggtttaaaacacatttctgatATTAAGAACAACAACGGTCAAGTCCATGCTGTACCACttaaacaaactatgatgtgcgcagcacttaatctttatgctgatcaattaataGAAAAATCAACAAAACAATGTCCTCtcaataatgaaaaaatgacgGAGGTAATAGAACATGTCTTTGGTAAAAGTGGTGACATTATGAAGAATGGAGCATCTCAATGCTCAGCTGGTAGTAATGGtactaattcttgttttgtttgcaacAGAGACGAAAAAGATTTTCACAGTTGCCAAATTGGTAGCAAAACCACTGACAAGGTAGGGAAGAATATGACCGACCTCCTCGACAAGGAAGAcgcaaccaacacaaccactcctaacaaagaaaaaacactaaacaaaataaatgaaataactactttctgtactcaagtccaatgtgcCATTAAACAACACTACACGAAGAAgattaaaaatggacaaacacttccaaatggaacagaaccatcttgg AGTGACATAAACGAAGACGCTGAAAATGAATTAACGGAACTTCTGGATTATATGATAAAACCGCATAATCAGACGAAGGTCGCCGAATACTGCAAAGACAAAGAAGATAAATGGAATGCAATGGGCCATAAAGAgggcaaaacaaataaagcagcttgtttgctttttgcttcaggattaaagcacatttatggccGTCCCAACGGCCCAAAGAAGGGCCAGTTtaatggcccatcgtttggacaaacgatgggttgtttatttcttaaagaatatgcaaaacaattgcaaacaatggcaaaagagaagagaaaaggaaatagttgggtacatccctATTGTAGCATAGAGGATGGTATAAAGCATGcttttgataaaattaatgCCACTATGAAAGAATCATCTTCATGCAAAGATACTAATGgtcctaattcttgttttgtgtgcatacaaAACGAAGGTTATGAAACTTGCAGAATTGGCACTGACAGTGTAAAGGGCAATGTGGAACCACTACTCCAATCAGAACAAACCCATATGCAACAAAccttagagaatacagtctgtcccatccttcttacggatctccttaccccttttcttcctttggctcctgtctctattggtctttctgctatggcttattatctttggaag tattttggtcctctcggtaaaggaggaccacgttttagaagatctcctgctgaaattcctggttcatcgatacaagaacaagtcctcgatcatgcgGATGAAGCTgcttcacatgaatatcgattggtgaaggaacggaaacctcgttctgctccaacgagaacaaaacgttctggtcccgtgaatcgccgcacgattattgaaattcattttgaagtgttggatgaatgtcaaaaaggagacacacaattgaaccagaaggattttctggaacttttggttcaagagttcatgggatcggaatttatggaagaagaacaggtttctaaggaagaggttcttatggaaggggttcctttggaacgtgttcctatggaaagtgttccaatggaacgtgttccaaatttaggttccgggtttatggtttaa